The following is a genomic window from Amycolatopsis australiensis.
GATGACCATCCCGGTGCTGGTGTTCTTCGTCCTCGTGCAACGACGGCTGGTGTCCGGCATGGCCGGCGCCGTGAAGGGCTGACATGTTCGACACGCTGCTCCCCCGGCCGGTTTCGGTGACGCCGCTGCCCGGGTCGTGCCCGTGGCCGTCCCCGGTGGACGTCCGCCCGGCGGACCTGCCGGCGGAGGGCTACCGGCTGGAGATCGACCCCGGCGGGATCCGGCTCTTCGCCGCCGACGCGGCCGGGGAGTCCCACGGCCGCCAGACCCTGCGCCAGCTCGTGGGCCCGGACGCGTTCCGCGCCGCGTCCATCCACAGTGGGCTTTCGGTGCCGTGTGGCGTGGTCGAGGACCACCCCCGCTTCGCCTGGCGCGGGTGCCTGCTGGACGTCGCCCGGCACTTCCGGACCAAGGCCGAGGTGCTGCGGTTCGTCGACCTGCTGGCCGCGCACAAGCTGAACGTGCTGAACCTGCACCTCACCGACGACCAGGGGTGGCGGTTCGACGTCCCGCGGTTCCCGCGGCTGACGTCGGTGGGCGGCTGGCGGCCGTCGTCGATGACCGGCAGCGGCGGCGCCCAGGACGGCCGCCCGCACGGCGGCTTCTACACCGGCGACGACCTGCGGGAGATCGTCGCCTACGCGGCCGCGCGGGCGATCACCGTCGTGCCGGAGATCGACATCCCCGGGCACGCGCGCGCGGCACTGGCGGCCTATCCCGCGCTCGGGACTTCGTCGTCGTACGAAGTCTGGACCTCCTGGGGCATCAGCACTTCCCTGCTCTCGCCCACGAAATCCACTTTGGACTTCTTCCGCGCGGTGTTCGACCACCTGCTGGAAATCTTCCCGTCCCCGGTGATCGCCCTCGGCGGCGACGAGACCCCGGGCGCGACCGGCGAGCACCGCGAGTTCGTCCGGCTGCTGGCCGAGCACCTGCTGGCCCGCGGCCGGACGCCGATGGGCTGGGACGAGGTCCTCGACGTCCCGGACCTGCCCCCGATGGTCATCGGCTCGTGGCAGAACGAGGCGGCCGGCCTGCGCGCGGCCGAAGCCGGGCACGACGTCGTCATGTG
Proteins encoded in this region:
- a CDS encoding beta-N-acetylhexosaminidase; protein product: MFDTLLPRPVSVTPLPGSCPWPSPVDVRPADLPAEGYRLEIDPGGIRLFAADAAGESHGRQTLRQLVGPDAFRAASIHSGLSVPCGVVEDHPRFAWRGCLLDVARHFRTKAEVLRFVDLLAAHKLNVLNLHLTDDQGWRFDVPRFPRLTSVGGWRPSSMTGSGGAQDGRPHGGFYTGDDLREIVAYAAARAITVVPEIDIPGHARAALAAYPALGTSSSYEVWTSWGISTSLLSPTKSTLDFFRAVFDHLLEIFPSPVIALGGDETPGATGEHREFVRLLAEHLLARGRTPMGWDEVLDVPDLPPMVIGSWQNEAAGLRAAEAGHDVVMCPEQHVYLDHRQSAHPDEPIPVGWVHTLEDVYAYEPALTEPRLRGVQAQVWSEHLDSVRRVDYMAFPRLSAFAEAAWSSGPRDYAEFLPRLRDHHLPRLDALGVEYRPLDGPLPWQTRPGVPGRPR